In Brachybacterium saurashtrense, the genomic stretch GCGCACGTCTCCTGACGGCCCCGCCCGGGGCGCATCCGACGGGCCCGGGCCTCACGCCGCCGAGGGCTCCACGCGGCCGTCGCGCAGGGAGATCACGCGGTCCGCGTCCTCGGCGAACTCGCGGTCGTGGGTGACCATCACGGTGGCGACCCGCAGCTCCCGGGTGATCCCGCTCAGCAGATCCACCACCTCGCGGGAGCGCTCGTGGTCCAGGGCGCTGGTGGGCTCGTCCACCAGCAGCACGGACGGCTCGGTGACCAGGGCGCGGGCGATGTTGACGCGCTGTCGCTGGCCGCCGGAGAGCTCGTGCGGGCGGCGGTCGGCGTACTGCGCCATCCCCACCCGCTCCAGCAGCTCCTCGGCACGGCGCCGCTCGGCGCGCAGACGTCGGCCGCGTAGCCCTGCGAGGTGTCCGCGCACCAGCAGCTGATCCCGCACGGTGAGGGCGGGCAGCAGGTTCGGCTGCTGGAAGACCACGCTGATCCGGTCGCGGCGCATCGCGGTGCGGCGCGCCTCGTCCAGGCCCGTCAGCTCGGTGCCGTCGATCCTCACGGTGCCGGAGCTCGGCACCACCAGCCCGGCCGCGACGCTCAGCAGCGTCGACTTGCCGGAGCCGGAGGGTCCCAGGATCACGGCGAACTCGCCGCGGGCCACCTCCAGGCTCGCCTGGTGGAGCACGGTGTTCAGGCGTTCGCTGCCGTTGGGGTGCCGTCCGTCGGGGTAGGTGACGGTGACGTCCCGTGCGGAGAGCGCGGGGGCGGTCGTCGTGGTGTCGGGTGCGGTGGCGGTGGTCATGGTGATCAGTTCCCTCCGAGGGCGAGCAGCGGATCGACGCGGGTCACGCGCCGGGTGGCGAGGACGGAGCCCAGCAGGCCGATGGCCAGCACGCCCGCGACGGGCAGCAGCACGGTCACGGCCGAGGACTCGAACGGGGCGACGGTGCTGAGCGCGGCCCCGCCGCCGGCGCCCACCAGACCGCCCGCGGCGGTCCCGACGGCGAGCAGGATCGCGGCCTGCCCCACGGTGTCCCGCAGCACGTAGCGGGCCGAGGCGCCCAGCGCCCGCAGCACCGCGATGTCGCGGGTGCGCTGGATCGTCCACACCGACAGGAAGGCGATCGTGACCAGCGCGGAGATGCCGTACAGGAACCCCTGGATGAGGGTCAGGGAGCCGTTCTCCGAGGAGTAGGAGGGCAGTGCGGAGAGCGACTCGGCAACGCTCACGGCGCGCGTGCCGGACTCGGCCGCGGCCGCCGCGATCTCGTCCTCGGCCGACCCGCCTGCCGCACTGCCTGCCGCACCGCCCGCCGCACTGCCTGCTGCGCCTCCCGCCGCCTCCTCGCGCACCAGCAGCGCGGAGCCGGCGGTGTCCTCCGCCTGATGGGCGAGCGCGCAGAAGGTGTCCACGTGCACGTAGCCGACGGGGGAGTGCGAGTACCACTGGGTCTCCACGATGCCGGCGACGGTGAGGTCCTGGCCGTTCACGGAGACCGTGTCCCCGGCGGCCACGTCCAGGGCCTCGGCGATGTCCGCGGGCAGCAGCGCCTCGCCCTCGGCAGGGGCGTCGGGGAGCTCGGCGGCGACCTGGCCGTCCGGGGCGATGCCGAACAGGGCCAGCGAGGTCACGGCGTCCCCGGCCTCGATCCGCATCTGGCCCACCGACAGCGGCTCGGTGGAGAGGCCATCCGCGTCGGCCCACACCCGGGCCTGGTCGGTCGAGACCTGCGAATCGGCCCAGGAGACCTCGTCCCCCAGGGTGGGGGTGAACGCCACGGCGTCGGCCGGGAGCGCCTCGATCGCGGAGATGTTCTGGTGGGCGAGGCCGCGGGTGAGGCCGGTGAGCAGCACCAGCAGCAGCGTGAGCAGGGCGATCACGCCGATCATCAGCGTGAAGCGCCCCTTGGCGTGGAGGATGTCTCTGAGTGCGACGAACATGGCTCCATTCCCTCGTGGATCGCCCCGTGCACATCGGCCCCCGCGGGCACCGTCGCACGCCGGAGGGACGAGCCGGCACCGGTCCTTTCGGACGATGCCCCGCCCGCCGCCGCCGCTCTACAGTGGCGAGGTGAGCCCCGTCCCCGCCGCCCTCGCCGACCGCGCCCGCCCCGCCGGTCCCGACGGCGCCGGCGCGCACGGGGGCCGGGACTCGGACGGGCGCGACGCCACCGCCCCCGCCACCCTCGCCACCGTGCTGCGCGGGGCGATGCACCTGGCCTTCGCGGTGCTGCTGAGCCTCGGCGCGCTCCGCGCCGTCACCGTCGAGCAGGTGCCGCCGGTGCTCGCCCTGGGCCTGGCCGGCCTGGTCGCCGCTGTGTACGGGATCGGCGCCGCGCTGGCCCACCGCCGACGGGACCCGGCGCAGGTCGCCGCCGCCGATCTGCTGCTGCCCTCCCGCGGCTGGGTGGTGGTGCTGCTGGCCGCCTGGGTGGGCGCGACCCTCGTGGCTTCCGCCTTCGTGTGGCTCGCCTTCCCGCTGTTCTTCCTGGTCCTGTTCTCCCTGGGCCGCCTCGCCGGGCCGCTCGCCCTGCTGGCCGTCGCCGCCTGGGCCGTGCTCGCCCCGCTGGCCGTGGGCGCCCAGAGCGAGCTCGGCGTGGGCGAGGTGCTGGGGCCGCTGGTGGGCGCCGTGTTCTCCCTGGTCGCGCACACGGTGTGGCGTCGGCTGCTGGAGGAGGCGGAGCGCAACCGCCGCCTGGTGGAGCGTCTGCGCGCCGCCCAGGCCGAGCTCGCCGCCGCCGAGCGGCGCAAGGGCGTGGCCGAGGAGCGCCAGCGACTCGCCCAGGACCTCCACGACACCCTCGCCCAGGGGCTGAACTCGATCGTGCTGATCAGCCGCGCGGCCCGCGCCGCGCATCCCGCCGCGGCCGAGGAGTTCACACGCATCGAGGAGGCCGCCCGCGCGAACCTCGCCGATGCGCGCGGCCTGGTGCGCGACCTCGCCGCGCGCGCCCCGCACGGCGACCTGGAGCAGGTGCTCGGCGAGGTGCTCGAGCGCACGCGCCGGCTGGAGAGCGGCACCCGCTTCGCGCTGCGCACCGACGGCGACGCCCACCCCCTCCCGCCCGCCGCCGTCGAGACGATGCAGCGCGCCGCCCAGTCGCTGCTCGCCAACGTGGTGCGCCACGCCGACGCCGAGCGGTGCGTGCTCACCCTCGCCTGGTGGCCGGAGCGGGTGAGCCTCGACGTGGTGGACGACGGGCGCGGCGTCGACCCCGCCGCCGTGCACCGCGACGACCGCGGCGGGGACGGGCTGGCGCTGCTGCGCTCCCGGATCGCCCGCGCCGGCGGGACCGTGACGATCGACTCCGCGCCCGGGGAGGGCACCACCGTGGGTGTCTCGCTGCCCACTCCCGTCGGCCCCGGCACCCCTGAGGAGGGCGCATGAGCATCCGCGTGATGATGGTGGACGACCACCCGGTGGTGCGCGCCGGTCTGCGCGCGCTGCTGGAGGCCGACGAGCGGGTCGAGGTGGTCGCCGAGGTGGACTCCGGCGAGGCCGCCCTCGCGCGCCTGGACGAGCTCGCCGCCACGCCCGACGGCGCCCCGGACCTGGTGCTGATGGACCTGAACCTCGGCGTGGGCCCGGACGGGATCGAGACCACGCGGCGGCTGCGCGCCGCGCACCCCGCCGTGCAGGTGCTCGCCGTGACCACCTTCGACGACGAGGCGGACATCGTGGGTGCCCTCGAGGCGGGCGCCACCGGGTACGTGCTCAAGGACTCGCCCACCGAGGCGCTGCTGGCCGCGGTGCAGGAGGCCGCCGCCGGGCGCAGCGTGCTCTCCCCGGAGGTGCAGCAGCGCCTGATCGCCCGCATGACCAGCCCCGGCACCGCGCTCTCCGCGCGGGAGGCGGAGATTCTCGAGGCCCTCGCCACCGGCGCCACCAACCGCGAGGTCGCCAAGGCGCTGTTCATCTCCGAGTCCACGGTGAAGACCCATCTGGTGCACCTGTACGACAAGCTCGGGGTGGACAGCCGCACCGCCGCCCTGCGGGTGGCGCGGGAGCGGCGACTGATCCGCTGAGCGGCGGGCTGAGCGGCGGGGCGGGCCGAGCGGCGGGGCGGGCAGAGCGGAGGGCCGACGGCCCGGGTGGGCGGCCGGCCCTCGGAAGGGGTGGGGACGGGCGTCGGCGCCCGCGCTCACCAGCGATGGGCGACGTCGACCACCAGGCGGGACCCGTTCCCGGGACCGTCCAGCACGAACACGCGCATCGGGAGCCGGGCGCGCACGCCCAGCCCGATCGTGGTCTCTCCCTCGAAACTGCCGGCGAAGGCGACCTGACGGAAGGTGCGGTAGCCCGTCACGTCCACCGCGTGGGAGCGGTCGGCGGGGGCGTAGGTGGCCCGGCCCATGTCGTCGTATGCCGGGGCGTTGACGACGATGCGCAGGTCCGCGGCGCCGTCCAGTCGGACGACGGTGCCGGAGCCCGGCTGGGTCACCTGGTTCACGTACGCCACCGAGTACCCGGTGACGTCGTGGTCGAGATCGATGACGAGCCGGTCGTAGCAGCTGTGGCGACCGGTGCGGAGATCATCGACGTGGGCCGAGGACATCCCGGCCGAGGCGCGGGGGAGGGACCCCCAGTAGATGCCGCAGTACGGTGCGGCGAGGGCCGTGGACGGCGCGAGCAGGCCCAGTCCGAGGAACAGGGCACAGCTGGCGAGGACGGCGAGGACTCTCTTTCTCATGGCTTCCTCCTGGGGCGACGGCCCAGACCCTCACGGCCTCGGCCGATCACCAGCAGTGTGCGCCTGCGTTCAGGGAACGTCCAGTGACCGGCCGGTCATGACCACCGGATCGTGACCTTCGCCTGACCTGCGGCGATGGGGGGGATGCCGGAGGTGCGGCGGCGCGTAGGGGAGAGCGCGGCATCGCCGGGCGGGGGAAGGTGCGGACCTCGGTCCCGGCGGCGCGGGCCGGGCGCTGTCAGGATGAGCCCATGACCGTGCTCGTCGCCTACGCGACCCATTCCGGAGCCACCCGCACCCTCGCCGAGACCCTCGCCGCCGCGCTGCGGGCCGAGGGGCTCGAGGCGGATCTCGTCGACCTCGAGGAGCACCCCGACCCCGACGGCCACGATGCCGTGGTGCTGGGCTCCGGGGTGCGGGTGGAGTCGGTGGAGAAGTCCGCGGCGCACTGGGCGCGCCGCCATGCCGAGACGCTCGCGGGCCGGCCCTTCGCCTTCTTCTCCTGCTCCGGTTCCGCCGCCGACCCCGCCAAGCGGGAGACGCAGAAGGCCACCGACACCTTCCTCGCGGATCTCCCCGTCACCCCCGTCGCGGTGCGGAACTTCCCCGGCTGGGTGCTGATGGACAGGATCCCGCTGCACGAGCGGGTGCTGCTGAAGTCCATGCGCACCCCCACCGGCGACTTCCGCGACCTGCCCGCCGTCGAGGCCTGGGGCCGCGAGATCGCGCCGCTGCTGCGGGGCTGAGCGGACCGGCGGCGCCCGGACCGGCGATGTCCGAGGCGATGTTCGAGGTGATGTCTGACATGGGTAGTACGCTCGCTCCATGACCACCGTCAGCAAGCGGGAGCTGAACCAGCAGACGGCCGCCGTCCTCGCGCGCGTCACGGACTCGGAGGACGTGCTCGTCACCGAGCGGGGCGTGCCGCGCTGGAGGGTGGCCAGCGCGCGCCTGTCCGAGACTGCGCTCTCGCGGCTCGAGCGGGCGGGTCGCTATGCACCGCCGAGCACGACGCCCGCGCCCTGGCCGGCGCCGTCGGCGGAGCCGACGTACACCTTGGAAGCCGTCGACGCCCTCCTGGATGAGACGCGGGGAGAGCACTGAGCGTGCCCGGATCGCTGATCTACCTCGACTCCTCGGTGGCGCTGCGCACCCTCCTCGACGTCCCCGAGCGGGAGCGGCTGCGCGCCTGGATCGACCGGACCCCGCACGTGCTCTCCTCGCGCCTGCTGCGCACCGAGGTGATCCGGGTGCTCCGGCGGGAAGGCCGCTCCCCGGCCGAGGCCGCTCCGCTGCTGGACCGGGTGGGCCTGCTCGAGATCGGGCAGGAGACCTTCACCGTGGCCGAGTCGATCGAGCGGCACGTGAGGACGCTCGGCGCCCTGCACCTGGCCTCGGCGCTCCTGATCGGCGAGCCCGTCACGGTGGCCACGCACGACACCGCCATGGCCGAGGTGGCCCGTCATCTCGGGCTGGCGGTGATCGATCCGGTGGTCGGCGACACCTGACGGCCTCCCGGGGGCCATGCCGCCCGTCCGCTCACCGCTCCTGCGCGAGCTGCAGGAACAGCGCGTGGAAGCGGGTCTCCCCGGTGGACTCGGGATGGAAGGCGAGGCCCAGCACCCGTCCCTGCCGTGCCGCGACCGCCCGGCCGTCCGGCAGCG encodes the following:
- a CDS encoding ABC transporter ATP-binding protein codes for the protein MTTATAPDTTTTAPALSARDVTVTYPDGRHPNGSERLNTVLHQASLEVARGEFAVILGPSGSGKSTLLSVAAGLVVPSSGTVRIDGTELTGLDEARRTAMRRDRISVVFQQPNLLPALTVRDQLLVRGHLAGLRGRRLRAERRRAEELLERVGMAQYADRRPHELSGGQRQRVNIARALVTEPSVLLVDEPTSALDHERSREVVDLLSGITRELRVATVMVTHDREFAEDADRVISLRDGRVEPSAA
- a CDS encoding ABC transporter permease, whose protein sequence is MFVALRDILHAKGRFTLMIGVIALLTLLLVLLTGLTRGLAHQNISAIEALPADAVAFTPTLGDEVSWADSQVSTDQARVWADADGLSTEPLSVGQMRIEAGDAVTSLALFGIAPDGQVAAELPDAPAEGEALLPADIAEALDVAAGDTVSVNGQDLTVAGIVETQWYSHSPVGYVHVDTFCALAHQAEDTAGSALLVREEAAGGAAGSAAGGAAGSAAGGSAEDEIAAAAAESGTRAVSVAESLSALPSYSSENGSLTLIQGFLYGISALVTIAFLSVWTIQRTRDIAVLRALGASARYVLRDTVGQAAILLAVGTAAGGLVGAGGGAALSTVAPFESSAVTVLLPVAGVLAIGLLGSVLATRRVTRVDPLLALGGN
- a CDS encoding sensor histidine kinase, which codes for MSPVPAALADRARPAGPDGAGAHGGRDSDGRDATAPATLATVLRGAMHLAFAVLLSLGALRAVTVEQVPPVLALGLAGLVAAVYGIGAALAHRRRDPAQVAAADLLLPSRGWVVVLLAAWVGATLVASAFVWLAFPLFFLVLFSLGRLAGPLALLAVAAWAVLAPLAVGAQSELGVGEVLGPLVGAVFSLVAHTVWRRLLEEAERNRRLVERLRAAQAELAAAERRKGVAEERQRLAQDLHDTLAQGLNSIVLISRAARAAHPAAAEEFTRIEEAARANLADARGLVRDLAARAPHGDLEQVLGEVLERTRRLESGTRFALRTDGDAHPLPPAAVETMQRAAQSLLANVVRHADAERCVLTLAWWPERVSLDVVDDGRGVDPAAVHRDDRGGDGLALLRSRIARAGGTVTIDSAPGEGTTVGVSLPTPVGPGTPEEGA
- a CDS encoding response regulator, producing the protein MSIRVMMVDDHPVVRAGLRALLEADERVEVVAEVDSGEAALARLDELAATPDGAPDLVLMDLNLGVGPDGIETTRRLRAAHPAVQVLAVTTFDDEADIVGALEAGATGYVLKDSPTEALLAAVQEAAAGRSVLSPEVQQRLIARMTSPGTALSAREAEILEALATGATNREVAKALFISESTVKTHLVHLYDKLGVDSRTAALRVARERRLIR
- a CDS encoding AMIN-like domain-containing (lipo)protein, translated to MRKRVLAVLASCALFLGLGLLAPSTALAAPYCGIYWGSLPRASAGMSSAHVDDLRTGRHSCYDRLVIDLDHDVTGYSVAYVNQVTQPGSGTVVRLDGAADLRIVVNAPAYDDMGRATYAPADRSHAVDVTGYRTFRQVAFAGSFEGETTIGLGVRARLPMRVFVLDGPGNGSRLVVDVAHRW
- a CDS encoding flavodoxin domain-containing protein, whose translation is MTVLVAYATHSGATRTLAETLAAALRAEGLEADLVDLEEHPDPDGHDAVVLGSGVRVESVEKSAAHWARRHAETLAGRPFAFFSCSGSAADPAKRETQKATDTFLADLPVTPVAVRNFPGWVLMDRIPLHERVLLKSMRTPTGDFRDLPAVEAWGREIAPLLRG
- a CDS encoding type II toxin-antitoxin system Phd/YefM family antitoxin, with the protein product MTTVSKRELNQQTAAVLARVTDSEDVLVTERGVPRWRVASARLSETALSRLERAGRYAPPSTTPAPWPAPSAEPTYTLEAVDALLDETRGEH
- a CDS encoding type II toxin-antitoxin system VapC family toxin yields the protein MPGSLIYLDSSVALRTLLDVPERERLRAWIDRTPHVLSSRLLRTEVIRVLRREGRSPAEAAPLLDRVGLLEIGQETFTVAESIERHVRTLGALHLASALLIGEPVTVATHDTAMAEVARHLGLAVIDPVVGDT